A region of the Bacillus sp. NP247 genome:
CACGTTGTATGCATATGTAAATCACCTTGTATATGAGAGAACTGAATTAAGTTCGGATACTCTTTAATTAATTCAATTTCTTTTCCATCTTCACGCACTTCTGGTGGGATGAATGGAAGACCAAAGTGGGCGAAGAATGCTTCTTCTGTGTCGAATGTTTTCACTTCACCTGTCTCTAAGATTTCCACACCATATTCACTAATTTTCTCGCCTCTATCTTTCGCGATTTGGCGCATTTTTACGTTATGGTCTTTTGATCCTGTGAAATGGTGAAGAGTTGTAATAAACTCTTCTGGTTTTACTAAGCGGAAATCAATTGAAATATCATATTCATATTGAAGACGAACAGACACTTTCGTATCTCCACTTGCAATCACTTCAATCATATTATCAAATTGTAGTAAATGTTCACGTACTACTGCTGGCTCCGTCGTTGCAATGATGAAATCTAAGTCCTTCACTGTCTCACGAACACGGCGTAAACTACCAGCGCGTGAGAAACGAATTATTTCAGCAACATTCGACAATTTCTCCTCTATTTCCCCGGCAATAGGCAATACCATCGCAATTGGTAAACGCTCTGGACGAGAGCCTACTTGATCAATTGCTTCTAATATTTTCTCTTCTGTTTTCTTACCGAATCCCGCTAAAGCTTGCACTTTATTTTCTTCACAAACAGCTTTTAACGTTTCCATATCAACAACACCAAGTTCTTTGTATAACTTGGCCACCTTCTTACCACCAAGTCCTGGTAGTTTTAATAGTGGTAATAAACTGCTTGGTACTTCTTTTTCAAGTTCTTGTAGTACTTCAGATGTTCCCGATTCTATATATTCTTGAATAACTGCTGCCGTTCCTTTTCCGATACCTGGAATCTTTGTGAAATCTTCAATTTCAGAAAGACTACGGTCATCACTTTCCAGTGCTGCCGCCGCTTTACGGAATGCAGATATTTTAAATGGATTCGCGCCCTTTAGTTCCATAAACAGGCCGATTGTCTCTAGTAATTTGATAACTTGTTTTTTATTCACTTTCATCATTGCCCCGCCTTTCTTTCATAGAAAAAAACTTCTCTTTCCGAAAAAAGAGAAGTTACACTCTGCTACCTGTCTGCCATAGTTCCTTCACCTTTTCAGAAAGAATCGGTGTATCGTCTACAATTATTTTGCTAATTGATGATTTTTGTAATGGTGTTTGTATTTGTTCAATTGGAAGAATTGATCCAACAATAATTAAGACAAACAGAATGATATACACTTCTAAAAAGCCAAGAAGTGCCCCAGCAACCGCATTGACTTGCTTTAAAACTGGGATTTCTGCAAACATATTCAGTAAATTACCAAGTAGTGAAAGTGCGATTTTTGTAATAATAAATAATACGATAAACGCAATTGCTTGATAGAAGACACCCTCAATATTATTCGCATCTATCCATTCTGGAACAGAAACATTCTTATCAAATGGATACGGAATAATTTTCGCAAGTGCTGGCGCTAAATCTTTACAATACCAGTATGCAACGAGGTATGCGATAATAAAGCTTGTTAACTTTACAAGTTGCAAAATAAATCCTCTGCGTAAACCGAGGAAGAATCCCATAACAAGCAATAAAATGATAATAATATCAATCATGTTTATTCAATTCCTTTTTGTGTCATACTTTCTTTCAATTTCTCATGTTCTTCTTTTAATTTTATGTAATCGTGTATGACGTTTACCGCCGTCAATACCGCTAGTCTACTTGTATCAAGCGAAGGATTCTTGGCATTGAGTTCGCGCATTTTATCATCCACAATCGCTGCTACCATGCGGATATGACTTGTACTTTCATCGCCAACAACTGAATACTGTTGGCCATATATTTCTACATTAATTCGACTTTTATTTCCCTTTTGTTGTGACAACTCACCGGCCTCCAATCACGTACAGAATCCTAAAGTTTATCATACCATGAACCATCATAATATGGAAACAGAAAGAACAATCCGATATGATAAAAATAACAACATAAAAAAGGAGCGACCATTTTGTCAAATTCTATCGTAATACAAACAAGTTCTACAGTAATTGAAGACATGAAACAACAATACAAACAAGCACTTAGCCCCAAAATTCCGCAAGGCGGTATCTTTATGGCAAAAGTTCAATCTTGCACAATTACAGCTTATAAATCAGGAAAAGTAATGTTCCAAGGAGGCCGTGCTGAAGCTGAAGCTGCTCGTTGGCAAACTGTCTCTCAAACACCGAAATCAGCTGTGAAAAAATCGGTTGATTCACATCGTTATGCGCCGCCCACTTCCATCGGTACAATGTCTATTCTAGGATCAGACGAAGTAGGTACTGGTGATTACTTCGGACCGATGACAGTAGTTGCTGTATATGTGGATGCGAAGCAAATTCCACTTTTAAAAGAACTTGGTGTAAAAGACTCAAAAAACTTAAACGATGCTCAAATTGCTGAGATTGCAAAACAACTCCTTCACGTTGTTCCTTACAGCTCCCTCGTTCTTCACAATGAAAAATATAATGAGCTATTTGATAAAGGAAACAACCAAGGTAAACTGAAAGCTTTACTGCATAATAAAGCAATTACAAACTTATTGGCAAAAATTGCACCTACAAAACCAGAAGGCATCTTAATCGACCAATTTACACAGCCTGATACATACTATAAATATTTAGCGAAACAAAAACAGGTACAGCGTGAAAATGTGTATTTCGCTACAAAAGGTGAAAGCGTCCATTTAGCAGTAGCCGCCGCTTCCATTTTGGCTCGTTACTCATTCGTAAAACAATTTGACGAACTAAGCAAAAAAGCTGGTATGCCACTTCCAAAAGGTGCAGGTAAACAAGTTGATATCGCCGCTGCTAAATTAATTCAAAAGATCGGAAAAGAAAGACTACCTGAGTTTGTGAAACTGCATTTTGCTAATACAGAGAAAGCGTTTCGCTTACTGAAAAAATAACTACTTTTTAGTATCGACAGGATATGGATGAACTAAACAAGGCGAAAAGAATTGGATTCTTTTCGCCTTTTATGGATGATATAACAACCTAGAAATTACCCTTTATTTCATCACAGTACTCAAAAATGTAAAAAATCCCATTTTTGTTATAATCAATAGTAAAAACCTCTTATTTTTGTTATAATCTAAATATACAGAATATAAATAGCCCAAGGAGAGATTCCTATTGCTACTTCTACAAATGATTCTAAATATTTTACTAGGGGATCCACATGAACGCCAATTCAAAATTAGAGAAAACGTTCAGCTACTAAGTGAACAACGAGAATTCAACAATTTAATAGAGCGCTATGGTCGATCTTTTTTATTAAACTTTCGGATTCGAAAATTTATCGGGAAACACGATGCCCACTTGTTAATTCGAAATCCAGTCAAGCTACAATACTTCTGTGAGGAACTTGAATTTATGATTAAAAGAAGAGGATTGTTTAAATAAGGAGAGAATTCATATGAACTCTGAAAAGGTTAAAAAGTTATTATATGTTTTCGTACACCTCGTAGGCCCGCTTTCTTACCTCATTATCTCTACCATTTGGGGAGCTTTTTTCACTTCCAAATCTACATTCGAAAATATATCTGATAATCTTTGTGTGATGGCCATCTATTACGTGTTTATAAGCTTACTGTGGTTTTTCTATTTAGGTCGATTAGACAAAGACGTCGATAAGATTATACAAGAGATTCATAACAACAAGATGTAATACATATAAAAAAGGAGAGCCGCCAAGACTCTCCTTTTTGTGTTAACTTCGCTTCTGCTTCTTATTTGATGAAGATACTTTATGAGAACCCGTTTCATGCGTAGTTGTTCCTTGTCCTTCCACCTCTGAAGAACCTAGGCTTGATCTAGAATGATCTGTTTTCACTTTCTTACTCATTACAATCACCCCCAAGATTACTTTTTACTTAAGGGTAAAAAACTATTCAACATAACCATCTGAACATATACTGGCTACTCTTTTATCCTCCTGTCTGTTTTTCACTAATGTCCCATAGACGTTTTGCGACATCCTTATCCAAAGCGGCTTCAGATGTTTTCCCCACTTGCTTGTCGGCATAGTAACAGCCACTATGGTCAATGAATCCATTTGATTCTGCTAGCCATATTAAAGTTTCCGCACCTTCCTCGGGTGTACGAGAGAAAGGTTTCATTGCTGCCATAGTTAAGCGAGCAACCAGACCATTGTCCTGGTTAAAATTCGTATTCACTAGCCCCGGGTCAAAGCTATAAGCACTAACACCCGTTCCCTCCAACCGCTGTGCCAATTCAAAGGTGAATAAAATGTTAGCTAGTTTTGTTTGCGCATAACGCATTGTAGGACCGCCCATGAACTTCTTAACACCGCGATACAGTTGTTCTGCATCTAGATCACCGAAATCAATTCCCTTTTTAGCCATTTTGTGACCGTGAGATGCGGTGGTAATGACACGAGCAGGAGCACTTTCTTTTAAACGCTCCAACAACAAATTAGTGAGTAAGAATGGACCTAAATGGTTTACTGCCCAGGTCATCTCCAAACCGTCCTCCGTAATTTGCCTTGTTTGAAATAAAGCACCAGCAT
Encoded here:
- a CDS encoding YuzL family protein, yielding MSKKVKTDHSRSSLGSSEVEGQGTTTHETGSHKVSSSNKKQKRS
- a CDS encoding CvpA family protein, yielding MIDIIIILLLVMGFFLGLRRGFILQLVKLTSFIIAYLVAYWYCKDLAPALAKIIPYPFDKNVSVPEWIDANNIEGVFYQAIAFIVLFIITKIALSLLGNLLNMFAEIPVLKQVNAVAGALLGFLEVYIILFVLIIVGSILPIEQIQTPLQKSSISKIIVDDTPILSEKVKELWQTGSRV
- a CDS encoding SDR family oxidoreductase, yielding MGEIPSQTKWTLRDKYIVITGATSGIGLSAAKVFAERGAKLGIIARNEVKANDVMTQLENLTNGNVTVDLFLADMASQQSIRRVATEILERCPRIDILVNNAGALFQTRQITEDGLEMTWAVNHLGPFLLTNLLLERLKESAPARVITTASHGHKMAKKGIDFGDLDAEQLYRGVKKFMGGPTMRYAQTKLANILFTFELAQRLEGTGVSAYSFDPGLVNTNFNQDNGLVARLTMAAMKPFSRTPEEGAETLIWLAESNGFIDHSGCYYADKQVGKTSEAALDKDVAKRLWDISEKQTGG
- the polX gene encoding DNA polymerase/3'-5' exonuclease PolX, with protein sequence MKVNKKQVIKLLETIGLFMELKGANPFKISAFRKAAAALESDDRSLSEIEDFTKIPGIGKGTAAVIQEYIESGTSEVLQELEKEVPSSLLPLLKLPGLGGKKVAKLYKELGVVDMETLKAVCEENKVQALAGFGKKTEEKILEAIDQVGSRPERLPIAMVLPIAGEIEEKLSNVAEIIRFSRAGSLRRVRETVKDLDFIIATTEPAVVREHLLQFDNMIEVIASGDTKVSVRLQYEYDISIDFRLVKPEEFITTLHHFTGSKDHNVKMRQIAKDRGEKISEYGVEILETGEVKTFDTEEAFFAHFGLPFIPPEVREDGKEIELIKEYPNLIQFSHIQGDLHMHTTWSDGAFSIEEMVQACRARGYKFMAITDHSQYLKVANGLTKERLREQAKEIERMNEKYPDITILRGIEMDILPDATLDFDDEVLAELDYVIGAIHSSFSQDRETIMKRLRTALENKHVTMIAHPTGRLLGRREGYDVDTDLLIQLAKETNTILELNANPNRLDLSAKLLKQAQDVGVKVAINTDAHTFEMLEDMETGVAAARKGWIQKDNVINTWDIERLLDYIKRNK
- the zapA gene encoding cell division protein ZapA, with product MSQQKGNKSRINVEIYGQQYSVVGDESTSHIRMVAAIVDDKMRELNAKNPSLDTSRLAVLTAVNVIHDYIKLKEEHEKLKESMTQKGIE
- the rnhC gene encoding ribonuclease HIII — its product is MSNSIVIQTSSTVIEDMKQQYKQALSPKIPQGGIFMAKVQSCTITAYKSGKVMFQGGRAEAEAARWQTVSQTPKSAVKKSVDSHRYAPPTSIGTMSILGSDEVGTGDYFGPMTVVAVYVDAKQIPLLKELGVKDSKNLNDAQIAEIAKQLLHVVPYSSLVLHNEKYNELFDKGNNQGKLKALLHNKAITNLLAKIAPTKPEGILIDQFTQPDTYYKYLAKQKQVQRENVYFATKGESVHLAVAAASILARYSFVKQFDELSKKAGMPLPKGAGKQVDIAAAKLIQKIGKERLPEFVKLHFANTEKAFRLLKK